Proteins from one Thermococcus sp. M36 genomic window:
- a CDS encoding CDC48 family AAA ATPase, with protein sequence MAEKREVKLKVASAYQRDVGRGIVRIDRKAMREIGVQSGDIIEIIGTKNTAAVVWPAYPEDEGLGIIRMDGTIRKNAGVGLGDEVTVRKADVKEAKKVIVAPTEPIRFGHDFVEWFHSRLVGRPVVRGDYIKVGILGQELTFVVTATTPAGIVQITEFTEFQVSEKPVKEVSKTAALGVTYEDIGGLKDVIQKVREMIELPLKHPEIFEKLGIEPPKGVLLYGPPGTGKTLLAKAVANEANAHFIAINGPEIMSKYYGESEERLREVFKEAEENAPAIIFIDEIDAIAPKREETHGEVEKRVVSQLLTLMDGLKSRGKVIVIGATNRPDAIDPALRRPGRFDRELEVGVPDKAGRKEILQIHTRGMPIEPEFRKGRVIEILEELERSDAYRESAERALMKIKNARDEEIPEILKGVDEKLYDEVKARLIDGLLEELAEVTHGFVGADLAALAREAAMAALRRLIKEGKIDFEAEHIPKEVLEELRVTRKDFYEALKMVEPSALREVLLEVPNVRWDDIGGLEDVKEELREAVEWPLKYPEAFMGLGITPPKGILLYGPPGTGKTLLAKAVANESEANFIAIKGPEVLSKWVGESEKNIREIFRKARQAAPTVIFIDEIDAIAPRRGTDVNRVTDRLINQLLTEMDGIQENSGVVVIAATNRPDIIDPALLRPGRFDRLILVPAPDEKARLEIFKVHTRNVPLAEDVKLEELAKKTEGYTGADIEAVVREAAMLAMRRGLQEGIIRPGMKADEIRGKVKVRMKDFEEAMKKIGPSVSEETMEYYRKIQEQFKQARG encoded by the coding sequence ATGGCCGAAAAGAGGGAGGTCAAGCTCAAGGTTGCCTCTGCCTATCAGCGTGACGTTGGCAGGGGGATAGTTAGAATAGACCGCAAAGCCATGCGCGAGATCGGTGTCCAGAGCGGTGACATCATAGAGATAATCGGAACCAAAAACACCGCGGCTGTAGTCTGGCCGGCTTATCCAGAGGACGAGGGACTCGGCATCATCAGGATGGACGGCACCATCAGGAAGAACGCCGGCGTCGGCCTTGGCGACGAGGTTACGGTGAGGAAGGCCGACGTTAAGGAAGCGAAGAAGGTCATCGTCGCGCCGACCGAGCCGATACGCTTCGGCCACGACTTCGTTGAGTGGTTCCACAGCAGGCTCGTCGGAAGGCCGGTCGTCAGGGGCGACTACATCAAGGTCGGCATCCTCGGCCAGGAGCTGACCTTCGTCGTCACCGCGACGACTCCCGCCGGCATAGTCCAGATAACCGAGTTCACCGAGTTCCAGGTCAGTGAAAAGCCCGTTAAGGAGGTCAGCAAGACGGCAGCACTCGGCGTCACCTACGAGGACATAGGTGGCCTCAAGGACGTTATCCAGAAGGTCAGGGAGATGATAGAGCTCCCGCTCAAGCACCCGGAGATATTCGAGAAGCTCGGAATTGAGCCGCCGAAGGGTGTGCTCCTCTACGGCCCGCCGGGAACGGGTAAAACACTCCTCGCCAAGGCAGTAGCGAACGAGGCAAACGCCCACTTCATAGCGATAAACGGCCCGGAGATAATGAGCAAGTACTACGGCGAGAGCGAGGAGAGGCTCAGAGAGGTCTTCAAGGAAGCTGAAGAGAACGCCCCGGCGATAATCTTCATAGACGAGATTGACGCCATCGCGCCAAAGAGGGAGGAGACCCACGGCGAGGTCGAGAAGAGAGTCGTCAGCCAGCTGCTCACGCTGATGGACGGTCTGAAGAGCAGGGGCAAGGTCATCGTCATCGGTGCAACCAACAGGCCAGACGCGATAGACCCGGCCCTGAGGAGGCCCGGAAGGTTCGACCGCGAGCTTGAGGTCGGCGTTCCCGACAAGGCCGGCAGGAAGGAGATACTCCAGATACACACGAGGGGAATGCCCATCGAGCCCGAGTTCAGAAAGGGGAGGGTCATCGAGATACTTGAGGAGCTTGAGAGGAGCGACGCCTACCGCGAGAGCGCCGAGAGGGCGCTGATGAAGATCAAGAACGCGAGGGATGAGGAGATTCCGGAGATACTCAAGGGCGTAGACGAGAAGCTCTACGACGAGGTCAAGGCCAGGCTCATCGATGGACTCCTCGAAGAGCTGGCCGAAGTGACCCACGGCTTCGTCGGTGCCGACCTGGCGGCACTGGCGAGGGAGGCAGCGATGGCCGCCCTGAGGAGGCTCATCAAGGAGGGCAAGATAGACTTCGAGGCCGAGCACATACCCAAGGAGGTCCTTGAGGAGCTCAGGGTCACCAGGAAGGACTTCTACGAGGCCCTCAAGATGGTTGAGCCTTCCGCTCTGAGGGAGGTGCTCCTTGAGGTTCCGAACGTCCGCTGGGACGACATAGGTGGCCTTGAGGACGTGAAGGAGGAGCTCCGCGAGGCCGTCGAGTGGCCGCTCAAGTACCCGGAGGCCTTCATGGGACTCGGAATCACCCCACCGAAGGGAATCCTGCTCTACGGCCCGCCGGGAACGGGTAAGACCCTCCTGGCCAAGGCAGTTGCCAACGAGAGTGAGGCCAACTTCATAGCCATCAAGGGCCCAGAGGTGCTCAGCAAGTGGGTCGGTGAAAGCGAGAAGAACATCCGCGAGATATTCAGGAAGGCAAGGCAGGCGGCTCCAACGGTGATATTCATCGACGAGATAGACGCCATCGCCCCGCGCAGGGGAACCGACGTGAACCGCGTCACAGACAGGCTCATCAACCAGCTCCTAACGGAAATGGACGGAATCCAGGAGAACAGTGGCGTGGTCGTCATAGCTGCAACCAACAGGCCGGACATCATAGACCCGGCTCTGCTCAGGCCCGGCAGGTTCGACAGGCTCATACTCGTCCCAGCGCCAGACGAGAAGGCCAGACTGGAGATATTCAAGGTGCACACCAGGAACGTGCCTCTCGCCGAGGACGTTAAGCTGGAGGAGCTGGCGAAGAAGACCGAGGGCTACACGGGAGCGGACATAGAGGCGGTGGTCAGAGAGGCCGCTATGCTCGCCATGCGCAGGGGCCTGCAGGAGGGCATAATAAGGCCGGGAATGAAGGCCGACGAGATAAGGGGAAAGGTCAAGGTGAGGATGAAGGACTTCGAGGAGGCCATGAAGAAGATCGGTCCGAGCGTGAGCGAAGAAACTATGGAGTACTACAGGAAGATCCAGGAGCAGTTCAAGCAGGCGAGGGGCTGA
- a CDS encoding Hsp20/alpha crystallin family protein, with protein sequence MVWRRDRYWDPFDLMREIQEEIDAIFRDIMRGPRLWSTREPERYEFVSETWREPFVDIFDRGDKFVITVELPGVRKEDIKLRVTEDTVYLEAQVRREKELETEGAIRIERYYSGYRRIIRLPEEVIPEKTKARYNNGVLEIEIPKKKPSKGEGEGFEVKIE encoded by the coding sequence ATGGTCTGGAGGAGGGATCGCTACTGGGATCCCTTCGACCTGATGAGGGAGATTCAGGAGGAGATCGACGCCATCTTCAGGGACATCATGCGCGGACCGAGGCTCTGGAGCACCAGGGAACCCGAGCGCTACGAGTTCGTCAGCGAGACCTGGCGCGAGCCCTTCGTGGACATCTTCGACAGGGGAGATAAATTCGTCATAACGGTTGAACTGCCAGGAGTGCGCAAGGAGGACATCAAGCTCCGCGTTACAGAGGATACGGTCTACCTCGAAGCCCAGGTGAGGCGCGAGAAGGAGCTTGAAACCGAGGGGGCCATAAGGATCGAGCGCTACTACAGCGGTTACAGAAGGATCATCAGACTGCCAGAGGAGGTCATTCCAGAGAAGACCAAGGCACGCTACAACAACGGCGTCCTTGAGATAGAGATACCCAAGAAGAAACCGAGCAAGGGCGAGGGTGAGGGCTTCGAAGTGAAGATTGAGTGA
- a CDS encoding MBL fold metallo-hydrolase encodes MIIRGIGLDSSARLTFQSHAHTDHFVSGEVIFATRATKFLSHLRKGGFYKEVKFGKSFYIGDFKAKLYPAGHMLGSAGIKLWLETGTLFYTGDTKWFKMRTAEKSRFPRADFLIIEATFGVPGFTFPSPREAEKKLVAFVDEALDRGKRPVLYVNQMGKAQEVMKILDLHGYTVKPSREMLKVARVYSKFGVRFGNIERNGDVVLRSHHSPRVENSLSPWELTVSGFGRLKLSNHADFWELVRIVERVKPERVFTVYGFAEEFARILRGLGYDAKAAGPNMVLEP; translated from the coding sequence ATGATAATACGAGGAATCGGCCTCGACAGCTCGGCGCGCCTGACCTTCCAGAGCCACGCCCATACAGACCACTTTGTTAGCGGGGAGGTTATCTTCGCCACCAGGGCGACCAAATTCCTGAGCCATCTCCGGAAGGGCGGCTTTTACAAGGAGGTCAAGTTCGGAAAGAGCTTTTACATTGGGGATTTTAAGGCGAAGCTCTATCCAGCGGGCCACATGCTGGGCTCTGCCGGAATAAAGCTCTGGCTCGAAACCGGAACGCTCTTCTACACGGGCGACACCAAGTGGTTCAAGATGAGGACTGCGGAAAAAAGCCGCTTTCCGAGGGCAGACTTTCTGATCATCGAGGCAACCTTCGGTGTTCCGGGCTTTACATTCCCCTCCCCAAGGGAGGCGGAGAAGAAGCTGGTAGCCTTCGTTGATGAAGCCCTAGACAGGGGAAAGAGGCCCGTCCTGTACGTCAACCAAATGGGGAAGGCGCAGGAGGTCATGAAGATACTCGATCTGCACGGCTACACGGTGAAGCCCTCGCGGGAGATGCTCAAGGTGGCGAGGGTTTACTCGAAGTTTGGGGTCCGGTTTGGGAACATCGAAAGGAATGGCGACGTTGTCCTGCGCTCCCACCACTCGCCAAGGGTTGAGAACTCGCTCTCGCCGTGGGAGCTGACGGTTTCCGGCTTCGGGCGGCTCAAGCTGAGCAATCACGCCGACTTCTGGGAGCTGGTGAGGATAGTGGAGAGGGTAAAACCGGAGAGGGTCTTCACAGTCTATGGGTTCGCCGAAGAGTTCGCAAGGATACTCAGAGGACTCGGCTACGATGCCAAGGCGGCCGGGCCCAACATGGTTCTGGAGCCATAG
- a CDS encoding ABC transporter ATP-binding protein: MGAYVIETFQLTKFFGRRNVVYHLDLKVPKGVVYGFLGPNGAGKTTTIKMLTGALKPTYGEIKIFGMEMPRERVEIMQKVGYMPEVPLAYEDMTIFEFLVYMGRLKGLSREDAVSQARELMAYTNVGKLAFNKIKELSSGQRQRVTFAMALMGNPDLLILDEPTSNLDPLGRMEFTGKVLELAKAGKTIFVSSHIVSEIERMCNYVGLIKDGQLIEQGRVRDLVRVEGTDYDVVVSDNTKLLEFLKDRLYVREVWEEEGVVRVKLDERFINDFFLELPAFVAEQKLALKLFKPHTSPLERILMKRFNVRWEE; the protein is encoded by the coding sequence ATGGGCGCTTACGTCATAGAGACCTTCCAGCTCACGAAGTTCTTCGGCAGGAGGAACGTCGTCTATCACCTCGACCTTAAGGTTCCCAAGGGGGTCGTTTACGGCTTCCTTGGCCCCAACGGCGCCGGGAAGACCACCACCATAAAGATGCTGACCGGGGCTCTGAAGCCGACCTACGGCGAGATAAAGATCTTTGGCATGGAGATGCCGCGCGAGAGGGTTGAAATAATGCAGAAGGTCGGTTACATGCCCGAGGTGCCGTTGGCATACGAGGACATGACCATCTTTGAGTTTCTGGTTTACATGGGTCGCCTGAAGGGTCTTTCGAGGGAAGATGCAGTCAGCCAGGCCCGTGAGCTCATGGCCTATACCAACGTCGGAAAGCTCGCCTTCAATAAAATAAAGGAGCTCTCCAGCGGTCAGAGGCAGCGCGTCACGTTCGCCATGGCCCTGATGGGAAATCCCGATCTTCTAATCCTCGACGAGCCGACGAGCAACCTCGACCCCCTTGGAAGGATGGAGTTCACGGGGAAGGTTCTGGAGCTTGCAAAAGCTGGAAAGACAATATTCGTCAGCTCCCACATAGTGAGCGAGATTGAAAGAATGTGCAACTACGTTGGCCTGATAAAGGATGGGCAGCTCATAGAGCAGGGGCGTGTGAGGGATCTCGTAAGGGTGGAGGGGACCGACTACGACGTGGTCGTCTCGGACAACACCAAACTGCTGGAGTTCCTGAAGGACAGGCTCTATGTGCGCGAGGTCTGGGAGGAAGAGGGGGTGGTAAGGGTGAAGCTCGATGAGAGATTCATCAACGACTTCTTCCTTGAGCTGCCCGCTTTCGTTGCTGAACAGAAGCTCGCGTTAAAGCTCTTCAAGCCCCACACGAGTCCACTGGAACGGATCCTCATGAAGCGCTTCAACGTGAGGTGGGAGGAATGA
- a CDS encoding ABC transporter permease codes for MSEARKPNISGGPFQVIFEGEFKRLIRSRKLKVLFLITFFPAFIYLLSPNATGSGVDVMLKAFQSLMLDLIPNYWLGIIGQLIAIILMSDLLASEIDRGTIRLLLARPVRLSELVGGKFLAGLSALALLFGIPYAVIWLYTPLVYDTGVKGLSQGFPDFALAFGATLLVLAFLGALAMLVSVVITRPLYASLATFGIIFLTQFLIPQIPYIKNPEHYTLGYQAVVLLKSGFEKVDLTSFTGNPTHTVLVFVALTVILLLVTWKILTSRDFP; via the coding sequence ATGAGCGAAGCCAGAAAGCCCAATATTTCCGGAGGCCCTTTCCAGGTCATCTTTGAGGGCGAGTTCAAGAGGTTAATCCGCTCGCGGAAGCTGAAGGTTCTCTTCCTGATAACCTTCTTTCCGGCCTTCATATACCTCCTCAGTCCGAACGCTACAGGCAGTGGTGTCGACGTCATGCTCAAAGCATTCCAATCGTTGATGCTCGACCTCATACCCAACTACTGGCTCGGCATCATAGGCCAGCTCATCGCGATAATCCTGATGAGCGACCTCCTTGCGAGCGAAATCGACAGGGGGACTATAAGGCTCCTCCTTGCCAGGCCGGTGAGGCTCAGTGAGCTCGTTGGGGGTAAGTTCCTGGCAGGGCTTTCCGCTCTCGCGCTGCTCTTCGGCATCCCCTACGCGGTCATCTGGCTCTACACTCCTTTAGTGTATGACACCGGGGTTAAGGGCCTTTCCCAAGGATTTCCGGACTTTGCACTAGCTTTTGGTGCGACCCTACTGGTACTTGCCTTCCTAGGGGCGCTCGCTATGCTGGTCTCCGTCGTGATAACCAGGCCCCTCTACGCCTCGCTTGCGACCTTTGGGATTATCTTCCTCACCCAGTTCCTCATACCTCAGATACCGTACATCAAAAACCCCGAGCACTACACCCTGGGCTATCAGGCGGTGGTTCTCCTTAAGTCGGGCTTCGAGAAGGTTGACCTGACCTCTTTTACGGGCAACCCCACCCACACAGTTCTGGTCTTTGTGGCTTTAACCGTCATCCTCCTCCTCGTCACGTGGAAAATCCTCACCTCCAGGGACTTTCCGTGA
- a CDS encoding methylmalonyl-CoA mutase has product MTFDKGKLAKIREEEKRWEETTVKKFIERRPERKEKFMTDDGFEIKRVYTPADLGEDWDYLEKLGFPGEYPFTRGVYATMYRGRFWTMRQYAGFGTAEESNKRYKYLLEQGQTGLSVAFDLPTQIGYDSDHPMSEGEVGKVGVAIDSLWDMRVLFDGIPLDKVSTSMTINSTAANLLAMYILVAEEQGVQPNQLRGTVQNDILKEYIARGTYIFPPQPSMRLTTDIIMYCAENVPKWNPISISGYHIREAGANAVQEVAFTLADGIEYVKAVIDRGMDVDKFAGRLSFFFNAHNNFLEEIAKFRAARRLWAYIMKEWFNAKNPRSMLLRFHTQTAGSTLTAQQPENNIVRVAIQALAAVLGGTQSLHTNSYDEALSLPTEKSVRIALRTQQIIAYESGVVDTIDPLGGSYYIEWLTDHIYEEALKYIEKIQKMGGMMRAIERGYIQKEIAESAYKFQKEVEEKKRIIVGVNEFIVDEPLDVEILKVDPSIREKQIERLKKLRSERDGKKVEEALDKLRNAAEKDDVNLMPYIIEAHRHLATLGEVTDVLREVWGEYRAPLIF; this is encoded by the coding sequence ATGACCTTTGATAAGGGGAAGCTCGCGAAGATTAGGGAGGAGGAGAAGCGCTGGGAGGAGACGACCGTCAAAAAGTTCATCGAGAGGAGGCCCGAAAGAAAGGAGAAGTTCATGACCGATGATGGTTTTGAGATAAAGCGCGTTTACACCCCCGCGGACCTTGGGGAAGACTGGGACTATCTGGAAAAGCTCGGCTTCCCTGGCGAGTATCCCTTCACCCGTGGTGTTTACGCGACCATGTACCGCGGAAGGTTCTGGACGATGAGGCAGTACGCTGGTTTCGGAACCGCCGAGGAGAGCAACAAGCGCTACAAGTACCTCCTCGAGCAGGGACAGACCGGTCTCAGCGTTGCCTTTGACCTGCCGACCCAGATAGGCTACGACTCCGACCACCCGATGAGCGAGGGTGAAGTTGGAAAGGTCGGTGTCGCCATTGACTCCCTCTGGGACATGCGCGTCCTCTTCGACGGAATCCCTCTCGACAAGGTTTCAACGAGCATGACGATAAACTCTACGGCGGCAAACCTCCTCGCCATGTACATCCTCGTCGCCGAGGAGCAGGGAGTCCAGCCAAACCAGCTCAGGGGAACCGTTCAGAACGACATTCTGAAGGAGTACATAGCTAGAGGAACCTACATCTTCCCGCCGCAGCCGAGCATGAGGCTCACTACCGACATCATCATGTACTGCGCCGAGAACGTCCCCAAGTGGAACCCGATCTCGATAAGCGGCTATCACATCCGCGAGGCCGGAGCCAACGCCGTCCAGGAGGTCGCGTTCACCCTCGCCGACGGTATCGAGTACGTCAAGGCTGTCATAGACAGGGGCATGGACGTGGACAAGTTCGCCGGAAGGCTGAGCTTCTTCTTCAACGCCCACAACAACTTCTTGGAAGAGATAGCCAAGTTCAGGGCCGCCAGAAGGCTCTGGGCCTACATAATGAAGGAGTGGTTCAACGCCAAGAACCCGCGCTCAATGCTCCTGCGCTTCCACACCCAGACGGCCGGTTCAACGCTCACCGCCCAGCAGCCGGAGAACAACATAGTCAGGGTCGCGATTCAGGCCCTGGCAGCGGTTCTCGGAGGAACTCAGTCCCTGCACACCAACTCCTACGACGAGGCTCTGAGCCTTCCGACAGAGAAGAGCGTCAGGATCGCTCTTAGAACCCAGCAGATAATCGCCTACGAGAGCGGCGTCGTTGACACGATAGACCCGCTCGGAGGCAGCTACTACATCGAGTGGCTCACGGACCACATCTACGAGGAGGCCCTCAAGTACATCGAGAAGATTCAGAAGATGGGCGGCATGATGAGGGCCATTGAGAGGGGCTACATCCAGAAGGAGATAGCTGAGTCCGCTTACAAGTTCCAGAAGGAAGTTGAGGAGAAGAAGCGCATCATCGTCGGCGTGAATGAGTTCATAGTTGATGAACCGCTCGACGTCGAGATACTCAAGGTCGACCCGAGCATCAGGGAGAAGCAGATCGAGAGGCTCAAGAAGCTCCGCTCCGAGAGGGACGGCAAGAAGGTCGAGGAAGCTTTGGACAAGCTCAGGAACGCCGCCGAGAAGGACGACGTTAACCTCATGCCCTACATCATCGAGGCCCACAGGCACCTCGCGACCCTCGGTGAGGTTACAGACGTCCTCCGCGAGGTCTGGGGCGAGTACAGAGCGCCGCTGATATTCTGA
- a CDS encoding 50S ribosomal protein L39e, giving the protein MARNKPLAKKLRLAKAAKQNRRVPVWVIVKTNRKVMTHPKRRMWRRTKLKE; this is encoded by the coding sequence ATGGCGAGAAACAAGCCGCTTGCGAAGAAGCTCAGACTTGCCAAGGCCGCGAAGCAGAACAGGCGCGTTCCGGTCTGGGTCATCGTCAAGACCAACAGGAAGGTCATGACCCACCCCAAGAGGAGAATGTGGAGAAGGACCAAGCTTAAGGAGTGA
- a CDS encoding 50S ribosomal protein L31e, translated as MPIKPGEEVIFVVPIKKIKKRVPRWKRAPRAAKFVREWIARHAKADEVIIGTDVNEKIWERGTEKPPSKLRVKVIVEESEGKRIAKVSLA; from the coding sequence ATGCCGATCAAGCCGGGTGAAGAGGTCATATTCGTCGTCCCCATAAAGAAGATAAAGAAGCGCGTTCCGCGCTGGAAGAGGGCCCCGAGGGCCGCCAAGTTCGTCCGCGAGTGGATAGCTAGGCATGCCAAGGCCGACGAGGTCATCATCGGCACCGACGTCAACGAGAAGATATGGGAGCGCGGCACCGAGAAGCCGCCCAGCAAGCTCCGCGTTAAGGTCATCGTCGAGGAGAGCGAAGGCAAGAGAATTGCCAAGGTCTCCCTCGCCTGA
- a CDS encoding translation initiation factor IF-6 translates to MHIERLDFENSPYLGVYGTATDRVVLIREGLGEKKLEVLREVLKVPLVETSIMKSRIVGIFSAGNSNAIVVPWYVWDAELERINSQLREQGIDLEVVPFQSTLTAFGNLILANDKAALISAKFTREEAKKLEDILGIEVERGMIGDYHAVGSVGVVTNRGGLVHPEATDEELEWLRDLFKVDIYVGTANMGVPFVGSCMLANSYGVVVGHLTTGPEIVKIEEALGFLD, encoded by the coding sequence ATGCACATAGAAAGGCTCGATTTTGAGAACTCTCCGTATCTGGGCGTTTACGGCACCGCAACGGATAGGGTAGTCCTTATCAGGGAGGGCCTCGGTGAGAAGAAGCTTGAGGTCCTCAGGGAAGTCCTCAAGGTTCCGCTCGTCGAGACGAGCATAATGAAGTCCAGGATAGTCGGTATTTTCTCCGCCGGCAACTCCAACGCCATCGTAGTCCCTTGGTACGTCTGGGACGCCGAGCTGGAGCGGATAAACAGCCAGCTCAGGGAGCAGGGGATTGATCTCGAGGTCGTCCCGTTCCAGAGTACCCTCACGGCTTTCGGCAACCTCATCCTCGCCAACGACAAAGCGGCCCTGATAAGCGCCAAGTTCACCCGCGAGGAGGCCAAGAAGCTTGAGGACATACTCGGCATCGAGGTCGAGAGGGGGATGATAGGGGACTACCACGCCGTTGGAAGCGTTGGGGTGGTCACCAACAGGGGCGGTTTAGTCCACCCCGAGGCTACCGACGAGGAGCTTGAGTGGCTCCGCGACCTCTTCAAGGTCGATATTTACGTCGGAACCGCCAACATGGGCGTTCCGTTTGTGGGCTCATGCATGCTGGCGAACTCTTACGGTGTCGTTGTTGGACACCTCACCACTGGACCCGAGATCGTGAAGATTGAGGAGGCTTTGGGATTCCTTGACTGA
- the rpl18a gene encoding 50S ribosomal protein L18Ae encodes MEVKVFRVKGVFERLGKKQPFTKEYRALKEEHVVELVYSEIGSKHRVPRSKIEIESIEEIKPEEAENPIVRKLSGL; translated from the coding sequence ATGGAGGTTAAGGTCTTCCGCGTTAAGGGCGTGTTCGAGAGGCTCGGAAAGAAGCAGCCCTTCACCAAGGAGTACAGGGCGCTCAAGGAGGAGCACGTCGTTGAGCTCGTTTACTCTGAGATAGGCAGCAAGCACCGCGTTCCCAGGAGCAAGATCGAAATAGAGAGCATCGAGGAAATAAAGCCCGAAGAGGCCGAGAACCCGATCGTCAGGAAGCTCAGCGGCCTCTGA
- a CDS encoding asparagine synthase-related protein, with protein MIVHHLYSGGKDSSLAAWILTRLGYEVRLVTVSFGTLDNWRFAKEAAERLGFEHQVLYLPREVLERAAEMAVSDGHPNNAIQFIHEQALEALASLPEVERVSDGTRRDDRVPLLDLPKARSLEDRFNVAYIRPLLGLGYKTIRELTERLFIVEIRESEELEKADYEVELRHLLRERGIDPLTIFPKSHQQSRVIGWKEGP; from the coding sequence ATGATCGTCCATCACCTCTACTCTGGAGGCAAGGACTCAAGCTTGGCCGCTTGGATTTTAACCCGGCTCGGCTACGAGGTCAGGCTCGTAACGGTCAGCTTTGGCACTCTCGACAACTGGCGATTCGCGAAGGAGGCCGCCGAACGGCTCGGCTTCGAGCACCAGGTTCTCTACCTGCCGCGCGAGGTTCTGGAGAGGGCCGCGGAGATGGCAGTAAGCGACGGCCACCCAAACAACGCGATACAGTTCATCCATGAGCAGGCTTTAGAGGCGCTGGCATCGCTTCCGGAGGTTGAGAGGGTCAGCGACGGAACGAGAAGAGATGACAGAGTCCCGCTCCTAGACCTGCCGAAGGCCCGCTCGCTGGAGGACCGCTTTAACGTCGCCTACATAAGGCCCCTCCTGGGTTTGGGGTATAAAACTATCCGCGAGCTGACGGAGAGGCTTTTCATCGTTGAAATCCGCGAGAGCGAGGAGCTTGAGAAAGCCGACTACGAGGTCGAACTCAGGCACCTGCTCAGGGAGAGGGGCATCGACCCGCTCACGATATTCCCGAAGAGCCACCAGCAGTCGAGGGTGATAGGGTGGAAGGAAGGGCCGTAG
- a CDS encoding YhbY family RNA-binding protein, with protein MEKRLSGKVRRAIRARYYDIPPRAWIGKRGLDEGVIEEINTQLEKDGILKVEIRKGALISTGLDRKELAEKVAELTDSELIEVRGKRFILFKPREGWEKYLRKLQRKELSKEKREEKPVKKVKLDIAQFRRKFKKGRD; from the coding sequence ATGGAGAAACGCTTATCCGGAAAGGTGAGAAGGGCCATAAGGGCGAGATACTACGACATCCCCCCGCGAGCCTGGATAGGGAAGAGGGGACTTGATGAGGGTGTGATCGAGGAAATCAACACCCAGCTTGAGAAGGACGGTATCCTTAAAGTGGAGATCAGAAAAGGTGCGCTCATCTCAACCGGCCTCGACAGGAAGGAGCTGGCCGAGAAGGTGGCCGAGCTCACCGACAGCGAGCTCATAGAAGTTCGCGGCAAAAGGTTTATATTGTTCAAACCGAGGGAAGGTTGGGAAAAGTATTTAAGGAAGCTCCAGAGAAAGGAGCTTTCGAAGGAAAAGCGGGAGGAGAAGCCCGTTAAGAAAGTCAAGCTCGATATCGCTCAATTCAGGAGGAAATTCAAGAAGGGGAGGGATTGA
- a CDS encoding 30S ribosomal protein S19e, with product MATVYDVPGDLLVERVAQKLKEMEAIKPPEWAPFVKTGRHKERLPEQEDWWYYRVASIFRKVYVDGPVGIERLRTWYGGRKNRGHAPEHFYKAGGSIIRKALQQLEAAGFVQKVPGEGRVVTPQGQSFLDKIATELKKELEEQIPELKKY from the coding sequence ATGGCGACTGTTTACGACGTTCCCGGTGATTTGCTCGTTGAGAGGGTTGCCCAGAAGCTCAAGGAGATGGAGGCCATAAAGCCGCCCGAGTGGGCCCCGTTCGTCAAGACCGGCAGGCACAAGGAGCGCCTTCCTGAGCAGGAGGACTGGTGGTACTACAGGGTTGCCAGCATCTTCAGGAAGGTCTACGTAGACGGGCCGGTCGGCATTGAGAGGCTCAGGACCTGGTACGGCGGCAGGAAGAACCGCGGCCACGCCCCGGAGCACTTCTACAAGGCCGGCGGGAGCATCATAAGGAAGGCCCTCCAGCAGCTTGAGGCTGCTGGCTTCGTCCAGAAGGTTCCGGGCGAGGGAAGGGTCGTCACCCCGCAGGGCCAGAGCTTCCTCGACAAGATAGCCACCGAGCTCAAGAAGGAGCTTGAGGAGCAGATCCCCGAGCTCAAGAAGTACTGA
- a CDS encoding DNA-binding protein: protein MAEDIEEIRKRKLMELQRRYLEQQKAQEEAMRQEMELEAQLDAIMRRILTPEARERLGRVKLVKPELARQVQLVLVQLYQAGQIREQIDDAKLKRILAQIDERTRRDFRIKW, encoded by the coding sequence ATGGCCGAGGACATTGAGGAGATCAGGAAGCGCAAACTCATGGAGCTCCAGAGGAGGTACCTTGAACAGCAGAAGGCCCAGGAAGAGGCCATGAGGCAGGAGATGGAGCTTGAGGCCCAGCTCGATGCGATAATGAGAAGAATCCTCACGCCGGAGGCCAGGGAGAGGCTCGGAAGGGTCAAGCTCGTTAAGCCAGAGCTCGCGAGACAGGTTCAGCTCGTCCTCGTCCAGCTCTACCAGGCCGGTCAGATACGCGAACAAATAGATGATGCCAAGCTGAAGAGGATCCTGGCGCAGATAGACGAGAGAACGAGGAGAGACTTCAGGATTAAGTGGTGA